A single Elephas maximus indicus isolate mEleMax1 chromosome 2, mEleMax1 primary haplotype, whole genome shotgun sequence DNA region contains:
- the LOC126068156 gene encoding olfactory receptor 2T3-like codes for MYSGNKTSENQTSSTNFILTGLFDHTKYSVFLYTLTFVFFLMALTGNALLILLIHMEPRLHTPMYCFINQLSLMGLMYICVIVPKMLVGQVTGDNTISPLGCGVQMFSHLTLAGAEFSLLAAMAYDRYAAICRPLHYPLLMKPRICQILVSGCWFLGMSDGFVFAPMTMSSPYCHSRKILNFFCEAPALLKLSCSDISLYEKLMYLCCVLMLLIPISIISMSYALILHLIHRMNSAEGSRKALATCSSHIVVVLLFFGASTYNYMLPRSYHTAEQDRRVSAFYTIITPVLNPLIYSLRNKDIIEALRRMMPSGIRLRKVVNGKT; via the coding sequence ATGTACTCAGGGAATAAAACTTCAGAGAATCAAACTTCAAGCACAAATTTCATCCTCACCGGGCTCTTTGATCATACCAAATACTCAGTCTTCCTCTATACTTTaacctttgtctttttcttgatgGCTCTAACTGGGAATGCCCTTCTCATCCTCCTGATCCACATGGAGCCCCGCCTTCACACCCCTATGTACTGCTTCATCAACCAGCTCTCTCTCATGGGCCTCATGTACATATGTGTAATTGTGCCCAAGATGCTCGTGGGGCAGGTCACAGGAGATAATACAATTTCCCCCTTAGGGTGTGGGGTTCAGATGTTCTCCCACCTGACCCTTGCTGGAGCTGAGTTTTCTCTCCTGgctgccatggcctatgaccggtaTGCTGCCATTTGCAGACCTCTCCACTACCCACTGCTTATGAAGCCAAGAATCTGCCAAATCCTGGTGTCTGGATGCTGGTTCCTGGGCATGTCTGATGGTTTTGTGTTTGCCCCCATGACCATGAGCTCCCCCTACTGTCACTCAAGGAAAATCCTGAACTTCTTTTGTGAAGCCCCTGCACTACTGAAGCTCTCCTGCTCTGACATCTCCCTCTACGAGAAGCTCATGTACCTGTGCTGTGTTCTCATGCTCCTCATTCCCATATCCATCATCTCCATGTCATATGCCCTCATCCTGCACCTTATCCACAGGATGAATTCAGCTGAGGGCAGCAGGAAGGCCCTTGCCACCTGTTCCTCCCACATAGTGGTAGTGCTGCTCTTTTTTGGAGCCTCCACCTACAATTACATGCTCCCCAGATCGTACCACACAGCTGAGCAGGACAGAAGGGTGTCTGCCTTTTACACCATCATCACCCCTGTGCTGAACCCTCTCATTTACAGCCTCCGGAACAAAGATATCATAGAGGCTCTGAGGAGAATGATGCCATCAGGGATAAGACTAAGGAAAGTTGTAAATGGGAAAACCTAG